In Bacillota bacterium, the genomic window AGCGGTCAGAGACACAGAAGGGAGGAATGAAGATGCACGCTAGGTTTTCTTGTACACCCTGCACGCACGACACTGCGGCCATTTACGCTATCCCTCGCCTGCGGCGGCTTCAGGCCCTCTGTGAGTGGTTTGTATTTTTGCTGGCCGGGAGCCGCTTATCGGCGGAGGAGCTAGAGCAAGAAAGGGCGTTAGTCGAGCAGGCTCGCACTGACCCTGCCGCCTTCGGGCGGCTATACGAAGATAACTACGACCGCATTTTAAACTTTGTTGTCAGGCGTACCGCCGACGTAGAGCTTGCGCAGGACATTACGTCCGAGACCTTTTTAAAGGCCTTTAAGAACCTGGCACAGTTCACTTGGCAGAATGTGCCTTTTCAGGCCTGGCTCTTTCGCATCGCCTTGACTGAAATAGCGGGATGGCACCGCAAAAAGCGCTACCCTGCTATATCGCTCACTGAGATGTACGAGCAGGGTTTTGAACCGGCTGGAGAGCAAGATATCGAGGCGGAGTTGCTGCTGGCCGAGGCCGAAGTTTTACGCCAACGTGACTTTTTACTGCTGCAAGAGCAAATGCATCAGCTGCCCGAAAATTATAGAGAAGTTTTGTTCTTGCGTTTTTTCGCCGAGCTGCCCCTGCAGGAAATTGGCACAGTGCTAGGCAAGCCCACTGGCACTATTAAGTCTCTTCTTCACCGCGGGCTAGAGAAGCTCAGACAAAAATTCGCCCGCGACCAAAAACATGCAACCCAGAGCGACGAACGGCATTATACAGGTAGAGGGTTGATGTAAATGAAAAATAAAGAACTGTTAGACTTTGAAGCGCGGCTCTGCGACATTGCTCTGCCTACCATAAGCACCCCCTTGCATAAAGCTCGGCTCCGGACTGCCCTCCTAGCCGAAATGCAGAAGCGGACCACGAGTAGGCACAGGCATCCCCTGTCTTTACTGTGGGCCCTGTTTTCTACGCCCCGCTTTCGCCTTCTACACGCGGCCTTGCCCATGGCCCTAGTGCTCGTGGCGGTCCTAGTGTGGCAGGGCTTACTTATGCCAGCCCCCACTCTAGCCTACGCCACCCTGCATGCCAACCCAGCTGTGCAATTGACCGTTGATACACGCGGCAGGGTGACGGAACTCGCCCTACTTAGCCCGCAGGCGGCCGCTCTCTTGGCACCCGAAGATTTTCGTAATCAGCAAGCGGGAGAGGCCGTCAAGCAAATCGTTACCCGCCTACAGGCAGGGGGCTTTCTGCGGCAGGAAGCAGAACTCGTACTGCTTATGCGGTCTGCGCCGGCGATGCCAGCAATACGCGTTGAAGAACTGGCCGACAATCTGCAGGCGGCGCTCGAAAGCTCCTTG contains:
- a CDS encoding RNA polymerase sigma factor, producing MHARFSCTPCTHDTAAIYAIPRLRRLQALCEWFVFLLAGSRLSAEELEQERALVEQARTDPAAFGRLYEDNYDRILNFVVRRTADVELAQDITSETFLKAFKNLAQFTWQNVPFQAWLFRIALTEIAGWHRKKRYPAISLTEMYEQGFEPAGEQDIEAELLLAEAEVLRQRDFLLLQEQMHQLPENYREVLFLRFFAELPLQEIGTVLGKPTGTIKSLLHRGLEKLRQKFARDQKHATQSDERHYTGRGLM